The Penaeus chinensis breed Huanghai No. 1 chromosome 16, ASM1920278v2, whole genome shotgun sequence genome window below encodes:
- the LOC125033391 gene encoding uncharacterized protein LOC125033391 isoform X1, translating into MYEGIYVPVSSCPVTSLKAPHDVMEGGRSQSTGLLAVVAVASIISLNKISVEGSSSIPDVNFVYDMTKFPSYTKAFCITGDDTSRLTGSTIPNYDNPTVKESPEKNRIDFTLDSDMRLISRVLVCADEAGNNVTVPVMSDLAVYTPQRIAVTVSQGQEGAPEIGDQY; encoded by the exons ATGTATGAAGGCATCTACGTacc GGTCTCCAGTTGCCCAGTGACATCACTCAAAGCCCCGCATGACGTCATGGAAGGTGGGAGGAGCCAGTCCACCGGCCTTCTGG CTGTGGTCGCTGTGGCTTCAATAATCAGTCTGAA CAAAATTTCAGTGGAAGGATCATCAAGTATTCCGGATGTGAATTTTGTCTACGATATGACGAAATTTCCAAGCTATACCAAAGCTTTTTGTATCACTGGAGATGATACATCGAGGCTTACTGGGAGCACTATACCAAACTACGATAACCCTACAGTGAAAG AATCCCCAGAGAAGAACAGAATAGACTTCACACTGGACAGTGACATGAGGTTGATCAGTCGAGTACTGGTGTGTGCAGACGAAGCCGGCAACAATGTAACAGTTCCAGTCATGAGTGATTTAG CGGTCTACACTCCCCAGCGGATTGCTGTGACCGTCAGCCAGGGGCAAGAAGGTGCGCCTGAGATTGGAGACCAATATTGA
- the LOC125033391 gene encoding uncharacterized protein LOC125033391 isoform X2, which yields MEGGRSQSTGLLAVVAVASIISLNKISVEGSSSIPDVNFVYDMTKFPSYTKAFCITGDDTSRLTGSTIPNYDNPTVKESPEKNRIDFTLDSDMRLISRVLVCADEAGNNVTVPVMSDLAVYTPQRIAVTVSQGQEGAPEIGDQY from the exons ATGGAAGGTGGGAGGAGCCAGTCCACCGGCCTTCTGG CTGTGGTCGCTGTGGCTTCAATAATCAGTCTGAA CAAAATTTCAGTGGAAGGATCATCAAGTATTCCGGATGTGAATTTTGTCTACGATATGACGAAATTTCCAAGCTATACCAAAGCTTTTTGTATCACTGGAGATGATACATCGAGGCTTACTGGGAGCACTATACCAAACTACGATAACCCTACAGTGAAAG AATCCCCAGAGAAGAACAGAATAGACTTCACACTGGACAGTGACATGAGGTTGATCAGTCGAGTACTGGTGTGTGCAGACGAAGCCGGCAACAATGTAACAGTTCCAGTCATGAGTGATTTAG CGGTCTACACTCCCCAGCGGATTGCTGTGACCGTCAGCCAGGGGCAAGAAGGTGCGCCTGAGATTGGAGACCAATATTGA